A stretch of the Cyprinus carpio isolate SPL01 chromosome B4, ASM1834038v1, whole genome shotgun sequence genome encodes the following:
- the pthlha gene encoding parathyroid hormone-like hormone a — MRTLCSRRVLQQWFFALFLLCSPVPHHGRPVDALSSRMRRSVTHAQLMHDKGRTLQDMKRRMWLQELLDEVHTAEIRDVPQPRGGMASSGGGGGLTVAMPMGVGVSIGTGTAHPKPAGGTKNLPISFRLEDEEGTNLPQETNKSQTYKESTLKAIGKRKKKGRAGKRREGEKRKRRTRSLQEFTSAFPLDQH, encoded by the exons ATGAGGACGTTGTGCTCTAGACGGGTTCTGCAGCAGTGGTTCTTTGCTCTCTTCTTACTGTGTTCTCCTGTTCCGCACCACGGCAGGCCCGTCGATGCCCTCAGCAGCCGAAT GAGGCGTTCAGTGACTCACGCTCAGCTGATGCATGATAAGGGCCGGACGCTGCAGGACATGAAGAGGCGCATGTGGCTGCAGGAGCTGCTGGATGAAGTTCACACGGCCGAGATCCGGGACGTCCCGCAGCCCAGAGGAGGCATGGCCAGCAGCGGAGGGGGCGGCGGCCTCACGGTTGCCATGCCGATGGGAGTGGGTGTGTCCATAGGAACGGGAACCGCCCACCCCAAACCCGCCGGAGGCACCAAGAACCTGCCGATCAGCTTCCGTCTGGAGGACGAGGAGGGAACCAACCTCCCGCAGGAAACCAACAAGTCCCAAACCTACAAGGAGAGCACGCTGAAGGCCATCGgcaagaggaagaagaaaggCCGCGCGGGGAAGAGGAGGGAGGgggagaagaggaagaggaggactcGATCGCTGCAGGAGTTCACCAGCGCTTTCCCCCTGGACCAGCACTAA